The following coding sequences are from one Humulus lupulus chromosome X, drHumLupu1.1, whole genome shotgun sequence window:
- the LOC133805068 gene encoding protein CHROMATIN REMODELING 5-like isoform X3: MLSDEYYEQDGKEQNDLMHYRGFPYSLGSNSEQQLKPAAGNKNTARSSRVLNGSENFSDGDEDDNNNDDADYEEDEDEDDPDDADFEPDYGITSERTLKK; this comes from the exons ATGCTTTCTGATGAATATTATGAGCAAGATGGGAAAGAGCagaatgatttaatgcattataGAGGGTTTCCTTATTCTTTGGGGTCTAATTCTGAGCAACAACTAAAGCCAGCTGCAGGGAATAAGAATACTGCAAGATCTTCTAGAGTCTTGAATGGCAGTGAAAATTTTAGCGATGGTGATGAAGATGACAACAATAATGATGATGCTGATTATGAAGAGGATGAAGATG AAGATGATCCTGATGATGCAGATTTTGAACCTGATTATGGCATTACAAGTGAACGCACATTGAAAAAG TGA
- the LOC133805068 gene encoding protein CHROMATIN REMODELING 5-like isoform X2 has product MLSDEYYEQDGKEQNDLMHYRGFPYSLGSNSEQQLKPAAGNKNTARSSRVLNGSENFSDGDEDDNNNDDADYEEDEDDDPDDADFEPDYGITSERTLKKDKNWGGAESEAEDDSDNELDMSNEDDSYYARK; this is encoded by the exons ATGCTTTCTGATGAATATTATGAGCAAGATGGGAAAGAGCagaatgatttaatgcattataGAGGGTTTCCTTATTCTTTGGGGTCTAATTCTGAGCAACAACTAAAGCCAGCTGCAGGGAATAAGAATACTGCAAGATCTTCTAGAGTCTTGAATGGCAGTGAAAATTTTAGCGATGGTGATGAAGATGACAACAATAATGATGATGCTGATTATGAAGAGGATGAAGATG ATGATCCTGATGATGCAGATTTTGAACCTGATTATGGCATTACAAGTGAACGCACATTGAAAAAG GATAAAAATTGGGGAGGTGCAGAATCTGAAGCAGAAGATGACAGTGATAATGAGCTGGATATGTCTAATGAAGACGATTCTTATTATGCAAGGAAATAA
- the LOC133805068 gene encoding protein CHROMATIN REMODELING 5-like isoform X1, with amino-acid sequence MLSDEYYEQDGKEQNDLMHYRGFPYSLGSNSEQQLKPAAGNKNTARSSRVLNGSENFSDGDEDDNNNDDADYEEDEDEDDPDDADFEPDYGITSERTLKKDKNWGGAESEAEDDSDNELDMSNEDDSYYARK; translated from the exons ATGCTTTCTGATGAATATTATGAGCAAGATGGGAAAGAGCagaatgatttaatgcattataGAGGGTTTCCTTATTCTTTGGGGTCTAATTCTGAGCAACAACTAAAGCCAGCTGCAGGGAATAAGAATACTGCAAGATCTTCTAGAGTCTTGAATGGCAGTGAAAATTTTAGCGATGGTGATGAAGATGACAACAATAATGATGATGCTGATTATGAAGAGGATGAAGATG AAGATGATCCTGATGATGCAGATTTTGAACCTGATTATGGCATTACAAGTGAACGCACATTGAAAAAG GATAAAAATTGGGGAGGTGCAGAATCTGAAGCAGAAGATGACAGTGATAATGAGCTGGATATGTCTAATGAAGACGATTCTTATTATGCAAGGAAATAA